One genomic window of Paeniglutamicibacter sp. Y32M11 includes the following:
- a CDS encoding ATP-binding cassette domain-containing protein, whose translation MSANKPTVLTLQLEQFRYSGSTSNTLNAMSLALSEGSLTVIVGDSGSGKSTLGAILAGMLPRHEGDQLEATLRLAGQQISHGGDSAVRIDPVGWARAVGMLPQDARHYLSGVRETVAEELALGMENAGVPRQQMHERITELADRLELGYLLARDPGTLSGGQERLVALAALALDAPPVLVLDEPLAGLDTQAAQMVMELLGRLRAAGTALVLLARALDSLAADAQQILFLRGGALHNSTASAPASLKPVAPAQRPITRKSPELLLDCADVALAYPGCPDVVVSGLELQLRAGECVALTGPNGSGKTTVLKAAAGLLAPSSGRIGGAAVRSKGVGLLLQNPSDQLFERTVGREVGFGLRRRGAEISRIPSVLATLGLSEYLDTHPYELSASVRRLVALATVLVHEPAVLLLDEPSEALDAHGLARLLTVITAVVDRGGAVLLTTHDEAFLAACAHRVHRMRPALRASRATIAHAGHRGHR comes from the coding sequence ATGAGCGCCAATAAGCCCACCGTACTCACCCTGCAGCTCGAGCAATTCCGCTACTCGGGATCCACCAGCAATACCCTGAACGCCATGAGCCTCGCGCTGAGCGAAGGATCACTCACGGTAATTGTGGGGGACTCCGGGTCCGGCAAGTCCACCCTCGGGGCTATCCTGGCCGGGATGTTGCCGCGCCATGAGGGCGACCAGCTTGAGGCGACGCTGCGGCTGGCCGGACAACAAATTAGTCATGGTGGCGACAGTGCTGTGCGCATTGATCCGGTGGGCTGGGCCCGAGCCGTCGGGATGCTGCCGCAAGACGCGCGCCACTACCTCTCCGGGGTACGCGAAACCGTGGCAGAGGAACTGGCCCTGGGGATGGAAAATGCCGGGGTACCGCGTCAGCAGATGCACGAGCGGATCACCGAGCTGGCCGATCGACTGGAGTTGGGCTACCTGCTGGCGCGTGATCCGGGCACACTTTCCGGCGGTCAGGAACGTCTGGTGGCATTGGCAGCGCTGGCGCTCGATGCCCCACCGGTGTTAGTTCTTGACGAGCCACTGGCCGGACTTGATACCCAGGCAGCTCAGATGGTGATGGAATTGCTGGGGCGCCTACGTGCCGCCGGAACCGCACTGGTGCTGTTGGCTCGTGCCCTTGATTCCCTGGCGGCGGATGCACAGCAGATACTTTTCCTGCGTGGGGGCGCTCTGCATAACTCCACCGCGTCAGCCCCAGCGAGTCTGAAACCTGTCGCACCGGCACAGCGTCCCATAACGCGAAAATCTCCGGAGCTACTTCTGGATTGTGCCGATGTGGCGCTGGCCTACCCGGGCTGCCCCGACGTCGTGGTCAGTGGGCTTGAACTGCAGCTTCGGGCAGGGGAGTGTGTGGCGCTGACCGGCCCGAACGGATCCGGGAAGACCACGGTACTCAAGGCGGCCGCCGGCCTGCTGGCACCGAGTTCGGGACGGATCGGTGGGGCTGCGGTGCGTTCAAAGGGCGTGGGACTGCTCCTGCAAAATCCGTCCGACCAGCTCTTTGAGCGCACGGTGGGTCGTGAGGTCGGTTTTGGTTTGCGTCGGCGTGGGGCAGAAATTTCCCGGATCCCGAGTGTGCTGGCGACCCTGGGGCTGAGCGAATACCTCGACACTCACCCCTATGAGCTGTCGGCCTCGGTGCGCCGATTGGTGGCCTTGGCCACGGTATTGGTGCACGAACCGGCGGTACTACTGCTGGATGAACCGAGTGAAGCCCTTGACGCTCACGGGTTGGCTCGATTGCTCACCGTCATCACCGCGGTGGTGGATCGAGGCGGGGCGGTGCTTCTGACCACTCACGACGAGGCCTTTCTGGCGGCGTGTGCCCACCGCGTGCACCGGATGAGACCGGCACTCAGAGCCTCACGGGCTACCATCGCGCACGCGGGTCACCGGGGCCACCGGTAG